In Zingiber officinale cultivar Zhangliang chromosome 3B, Zo_v1.1, whole genome shotgun sequence, a single window of DNA contains:
- the LOC121967416 gene encoding putative pentatricopeptide repeat-containing protein At3g15130, with product MQIQPATRISAAGTAAKALHGRLLRTHLLPHAAVHPKLLLLLRHPADASRWNSLLAAFARHGFRSSALLSFAILNSLGLPSDSYSLCSALTVASPDLARQIHARGLTSGCLSSVFVCGALIDCYARSLAVEDASQVFDEMPHRNTVCANSLLGGYVESRRWTEGFRLFRRMRELSLEPDGFTVSAVLQICSEAPATPLGLQTHAYLLRRSAFTENAVLICSLVEMYARCGLVAKAHSVFDMAAHVTRKDVVLWTSMLNVYGRNGKFAEVVETYEKMLLEGIEPDKIALLAVLSACSHSGNVIKGLNFFNSILRVHGMVPGAEHYGCVIDMLCKAGNLEMAWKFANEMMMMENKSGGGNLNVSVWGALLSACRNSGNVEIGKIAAKMALEFDPYNSGIHVEWSNLYASAGLWNEIGEVRELMKVKGLKKDVGHSQVDSFSLRNGYDSV from the coding sequence ATGCAAATCCAACCAGCAACCCGGATCTCCGCCGCCGGCACCGCCGCTAAGGCCCTCCACGGTCGCCTACTCCGAACCCACCTCCTCCCCCACGCCGCCGTTCACCCCaaactcctcctcctcctccgccacccCGCCGACGCTTCCCGCTGGAACTCTCTCCTTGCCGCCTTCGCCCGCCACGGCTTTCGCTCCTCGGCGCTACTCTCCTTCGCAATCCTCAACAGCTTGGGCCTTCCCTCCGATTCCTACTCCCTCTGCTCCGCCCTCACCGTCGCCTCCCCGGACCTCGCTCGTCAGATCCACGCCCGCGGGCTCACCTCCGGCTGTCTCTCCAGCGTCTTCGTCTGCGGCGCTCTGATCGATTGCTACGCCCGATCGCTCGCCGTGGAGGATGCCTCCCAGGTGTTCGACGAAATGCCTCACAGAAACACGGTCTGCGCCAATTCCCTCCTCGGCGGATACGTCGAGAGCCGGCGCTGGACGGAGGGCTTCCGCCTCTTCCGCAGAATGCGCGAGCTCTCACTGGAGCCCGACGGCTTCACCGTGTCCGCCGTTTTGCAGATTTGCTCCGAGGCGCCGGCCACCCCATTGGGCTTGCAAACGCACGCATACCTTCTCCGCAGGAGTGCCTTCACCGAGAACGCTGTCCTCATTTGCTCCTTGGTGGAAATGTATGCACGGTGCGGCCTTGTAGCCAAGGCTCACTCGGTGTTCGATATGGCTGCACATGTAACACGCAAGGACGTCGTGCTATGGACTTCGATGCTCAATGTTTACGGCCGGAATGGGAAGTTTGCTGAGGTTGTAGAAACATACGAGAAAATGCTACTTGAAGGGATCGAACCCGATAAGATTGCTTTGTTGGCTGTTCTTTCAGCTTGTAGTCACTCGGGTAATGTGATCAAGGGTCTCAACTTTTTCAATTCGATCTTGCGTGTGCACGGTATGGTTCCTGGAGCTGAGCATTATGGATGTGTGATTGATATGCTTTGCAAAGCAGGGAATTTGGAGATGGCATGGAAGTTTGCCAatgagatgatgatgatggaaaATAAATCTGGTGGTGGTAATTTGAATGTCAGTGTTTGGGGTGCTTTGCTTAGTGCTTGCAGAAACTCCGGGAACGTCGAGATAGGGAAGATTGCTGCTAAGATGGCTCTGGAATTCGATCCTTACAATTCAGGGATTCATGTGGAGTGGTCTAACTTGTATGCCTCTGCTGGCTTGTGGAATGAGATTGGTGAAGTAAGAGAATTAATGAAAGTGAAGGGATTGAAGAAAGATGTGGGGCACAGTCAGGTTGATTCCTTCAGCCTACGAAATGGTTACGATTCAGTTTGA